A single genomic interval of Helianthus annuus cultivar XRQ/B chromosome 6, HanXRQr2.0-SUNRISE, whole genome shotgun sequence harbors:
- the LOC110863891 gene encoding flowering-promoting factor 1-like protein 3, with protein MSGVWVFNNGVLRLVGNPGSDSFQGLARRKVLVHLPSNEVVTSYNVLERILSSFGWERYYDDPDLLQFHKRSTVHLISLPKHFNKLKSMHMYDIVVKNRNMFEVRDMYID; from the coding sequence ATGTCTGGTGTTTGGGTGTTCAACAATGGTGTGCTTCGACTAGTGGGGAACCCTGGAAGTGATTCCTTTCAGGGTTTGGCCCGACGTAAGGTCTTGGTTCATTTACCCTCCAACGAAGTGGTTACTTCATACAATGTACTCGAAAGAATCCTGTCATCATTCGGGTGGGAAAGGTACTATGATGATCCTGATTTGTTGCAGTTTCACAAAAGGTCAACCGTGCATCTCATTTCTCTCCCTAAACACTTTAACAAGCTCAAATCGATGCATATGTATGATATAGTCGTCAAGAACCGGAACATGTTCGAAGTAAGAGATATGTACATTGACTAA